A single Lolium perenne isolate Kyuss_39 chromosome 6, Kyuss_2.0, whole genome shotgun sequence DNA region contains:
- the LOC127305904 gene encoding uncharacterized protein isoform X1 encodes MACVNMYNPDGAGSAFAGQRISFSSDFSMEPPPPVQNRAMGLRCQEEDQNFEFSVGTQPVMDSHPMMAADQLFSKGRILPFKVEGRPPTTLRDELRGEEERASSKVSSRWREMLGLRKSLCVGGGTNAAAKKSDKVAAVDAEIATDVAASKLQEL; translated from the exons ATGGCATGCGTTAACATGTACAACCCGGACGGTGCCGGCTCGGCGTTCGCCGGGCAGCGCATCTCCTTCTCCAGCGACTTCTCCatggagccgccgccgccggtgcagAACCGGGCGATGGGGCTGCGGTGCCAGGAGGAGGACCAGAACTTCGAGTTCTCCGTGGGCACCCAGCCCGTGATGGACAGCCACCCCATGATGGCCGCCGACCAGCTCTTCTCCAAGGGCAGGATCCTCCCCTTCAAGGTCGAGGGACGCCCGCCCACCACGCTCCGCGATGAGCTCCGCGGTGAAGAGGAGCGGGCGTCGTCCAAGGTGTCCAGCCGGTGGAGGGAGATGCTCGGCCTCCGGAAGTCCCTCTGCGTCGGTGGCGGCACCAATGCCGCCGCCAAGAAGAGCGAcaaggtcgccgccgtcgacgcCGAGATCGCCACCGACGTCGCCGCGTCCAAGCTGCAG GAGCTATGA
- the LOC127305904 gene encoding uncharacterized protein isoform X2 — protein sequence MACVNMYNPDGAGSAFAGQRISFSSDFSMEPPPPVQNRAMGLRCQEEDQNFEFSVGTQPVMDSHPMMAADQLFSKGRILPFKVEGRPPTTLRDELRGEEERASSKVSSRWREMLGLRKSLCVGGGTNAAAKKSDKVAAVDAEIATDVAASKLQIV from the exons ATGGCATGCGTTAACATGTACAACCCGGACGGTGCCGGCTCGGCGTTCGCCGGGCAGCGCATCTCCTTCTCCAGCGACTTCTCCatggagccgccgccgccggtgcagAACCGGGCGATGGGGCTGCGGTGCCAGGAGGAGGACCAGAACTTCGAGTTCTCCGTGGGCACCCAGCCCGTGATGGACAGCCACCCCATGATGGCCGCCGACCAGCTCTTCTCCAAGGGCAGGATCCTCCCCTTCAAGGTCGAGGGACGCCCGCCCACCACGCTCCGCGATGAGCTCCGCGGTGAAGAGGAGCGGGCGTCGTCCAAGGTGTCCAGCCGGTGGAGGGAGATGCTCGGCCTCCGGAAGTCCCTCTGCGTCGGTGGCGGCACCAATGCCGCCGCCAAGAAGAGCGAcaaggtcgccgccgtcgacgcCGAGATCGCCACCGACGTCGCCGCGTCCAAGCTGCAG ATTGTTTGA